One segment of Argiope bruennichi chromosome 11, qqArgBrue1.1, whole genome shotgun sequence DNA contains the following:
- the LOC129956608 gene encoding uncharacterized protein LOC129956608, giving the protein MPNTPKSNNFVWTLFQGNIGHSYKATKELPNLFSNNIPDIYCIQEPYIYAGSTFLPTKWRTIFHPEGRVLISIRNPNIAAVIKHINKHFVCIEVSKGLETFSIISFYFPPSSNKNNLFRELNELIDAIRPKQLFLVGDGNIQSELWGPDRDDIKRKRDFGGPMIDFILYQNLLVWNDSTAGPTFQTNNGRSWIDVTLSTFSFYDRKDSWQLERSTLSDHSYILFSLAGQVHSPPKQLHISKRKLKQLAMTIVKHYKTHLDTVQKFKSKDEVDNFITHLTSLIHSTCFSSLTNSKPHVVPWWDSTLETQRKLTRALRSRYQRCKNPEERAKRRQTFKKEEAKYKWLIGTKSRQALENLCVETTKFNPFDLPYKIARGKIRPQIVFQTVKNHSGQLTSGLQDTIQEIISTLFPRD; this is encoded by the coding sequence ATGCCTAATACACCAAAATCCAACAATTTTGTTTGGACACTCTTTCAGGGCAATATTGGCCATTCATATAAAGCAACCAAAGAGTTGCCAAATCTCTTCTCCAACAACATCCCGGACATATACTGTATTCAAGAGCCCTATATCTACGCAGGATCCACTTTTCTCCCCACAAAATGGCGTACTATCTTCCACCCTGAAGGTAGGGTGTTAATTTCCATCCGAAACCCTAACATAGCAGCAGTcattaaacatataaacaaacacTTTGTCTGTATTGAGGTAAGCAAAGGTCTCGAAACCTTCTCAATcatctcattttattttccaccatcttcaaataaaaacaacTTGTTCCGAGAACTTAACGAGCTAATTGACGCAATCCGACCAAAGCAGTTGTTCCTTGTCGGGGACGGCAACATTCAGTCTGAGCTGTGGGGACCAGACAGGGACGATATCAAGCGCAAACGGGACTTTGGCGGGCCAATGATTGATTTCATCCTGTACCAGAACCTCCTTGTGTGGAATGACTCCACTGCAGGTCCAACCTTTCAAACCAATAACGGTCGTAGCTGGATCGACGTCACACTCTCTACATTTTCCTTCTATGATCGCAAAGATTCATGGCAACTTGAGAGATCTACGCTTAGTGATCATTCGTACATTCTTTTTTCCCTTGCTGGTCAAGTTCATTCTCCTCCCAAACAACTCCACATCAGCAAGCGTAAACTGAAACAACTCGCAATGACAATTGTAAAACATTATAAAACTCACTTGGACACagtccaaaaatttaaatcaaaagacGAAGTGGATAATTTCATTACTCATCTCACATCCCTTATACACAGTACTTGCTTTTCCTCCCTAACAAACTCAAAACCACACGTAGTCCCCTGGTGGGATTCAACGCTTGAGACACAAAGAAAATTAACCAGAGCACTTCGCTCGAGGTACCAAAGATGCAAAAACCCTGAGGAAAGAGCCAAAAGGCGTCAAACCTTTAAAAAGGAGGAAGCGAAATATAAGTGGTTAATCGGTACCAAAAGCAGACAAGCCCTGGAGAATCTCTGTGTCGAAACTACTAAATTTAACCCTTTTGACCTCCCTTACAAAATCGCTAGAGGAAAAATCAGACCACAAATAGTTTTTCAAACAGTAAAAAATCATTCGGGCCAATTGACCTCCGGTCTGCAAGACACCATTCAGGAAATTATCAGTACATTATTTCCAAGGGATTAA
- the LOC129956609 gene encoding uncharacterized protein LOC129956609 translates to MKEYDLIPRTWVAFWGQFCRIDEDENIREEKFQYLLSSLKPKTKARDIVESYTPCKDNYAKVIEHLKSRFGRKDLLIEVYIRDLLALVNSKSNIKLNDLYDKLGSYLRALEILGVTASNYAAMLYPVVESHLPTEILKAWDRYRLNREGKEDDPVVSKDKVLENLMTFLRHEVEGEDHRFPAETSFGNGMKRKESYKPPLRDEPTAATLIANTSVGRNQCIFCERAHASQDCQKISNLAYEDRKGQVMRKRCCLVCLKPGHMAKRCNSSVKSLISGRRHYALPCPDLRKDKISSKSREVDEGQHSTETLLTNLPSERKIYLKTITVRLRRLASPKERRMSDSVSNRLSSPKVEMPSRGARRYGGRHSANLSWRSRVFLLP, encoded by the coding sequence ATGAAAGAGTATGATCTAATACCTAGAACCTGGGTTGCGTTTTGGGGACAATTTTGTCGTATTGATGAAGATGAGAATATAAGAGAAGagaagtttcaatatttattatcttcGTTAAAACCAAAAACAAAGGCTCGTGATATTGTGGAAAGTTACACACCGTGTAAGGACAATTATGCGAAAGTTATAGAGCATTTGAAGTCCCGATTTGGAAGGAAGGATTTACTGATTGAAGTTTACATTCGAGATTTATTAGCATTAGTCAACAGTAAATCGAATATCAAGTTAAATGATTTGTACGATAAACTTGGTTCATATTTACGTGCATTAGAGATATTAGGTGTGACAGCGTCTAATTATGCAGCAATGTTGTATCCAGTTGTTGAATCGCATCTCCCAACAGAAATCTTAAAAGCATGGGATAGATATAGGCTGAATAGAGAAGGCAAAGAAGATGATCCTGTTGTCTCGAAGGATAAAGTCCTAGAAAATCTTATGACTTTTTTACGTCATGAAGTAGAAGGCGAAGACCATCGTTTTCCAGCAGAAACTTCATTTGGCAATGGTATGAAACGGAAAGAATCTTATAAACCACCACTAAGAGATGAACCCACTGCTGCTACTCTAATTGCGAATACATCCGTTGGAAGAAATCAGTGTATTTTCTGTGAGCGTGCTCATGCAAGTCAAGACTGCCAAAAAATCTCCAACTTGGCTTATGAGGACAGAAAGGGACAAGTTATGCGCAAGAGATGCTGCCTCGTTTGCCTTAAGCCTGGTCACATGGCAAAAAGGTGCAATAGTTCCGTTAAAAGTTTGATATCTGGACGAAGGCATTATGCTTTACCATGTCCAGATTTACGAAAGGATAAAATTTCCTCGAAGAGTAGAGAAGTTGATGAGGGGCAACATTCCACGGAAACTTTGTTAACAAATCTTCCCTCAGAAcgtaaaatttatctaaaaactaTCACTGTCAGACTACGACGTCTCGCTTCTCCGAAAGAGAGGAGGATGAGTGATTCCGTCTCAAATAGGCTCTCCTCACCCAAAGTGGAAATGCCTTCTCGTGGCGCGAGACGTTACGGAGGAAGACACTCCGCCAACTTGTCTTGGCGTAGCAGAGTCTTCTTACTCCCGTAG